The Paenibacillus beijingensis nucleotide sequence GAAAGGATGAACGCCATCGACATTCCGGTCCTTCAGGATGAGAGAATAATGGTGGACGGTTCGTTTTATTTGGCCGGGCGCAAAGACAAAACCGCCGAATCGATGGAAGAAGGAAGATTAAGCGTGGAAAAGCTGCTTGAAGGCGCCGACCGAAAGTTCCCGATTCTATTAATGGATCACCAGCCGTATCAATTTCAGCTCGCTGCCGACGCCGGCGTCGATCTTCTGCTGTGCGGGCATACCCACCGCGGCCAATTCGCCCCCAATCACTGGATTACCCGCCGCCTGTTCGAGCTGGACTGGGGTTATATGCGCAAAGCGGTCATGCATGTTTTCGTCTCTTCCGGATTCGGCAGCTGGGGCCCTCCCGTTCGTCTGGCAAGCCGCAGCGAAGTGCTGAAAATCGTCGTTCATTTCAAAAGTGCGGCAATTTAAGAGGTTTGCACAAAGAAGAGCCGTCAGAAACGCGCACTCGTTCTGACGGCTCTTTATTTTTTTGTCGTGACGGCTGCCATTCAAAGCGTTTATAACTTCGATTAAACTTTTACTGCAAGCCGCTGCGTGAATTCCAAAAAGGCGCCAAGCGCGCGGCGGATCCGCACCTCCATGTCATGGCCGACCCCGCTGCCGCCCGGCTCGAACCAATTGCGCTGTTCGCCTCCGATTGAAATCCATTCCGGCATGTTAATGCCGTGCAGGTTGCGCACAATAGCCTGCAGCTGCTGCAGCGAGCTGACGCCTACCGCCCCGCCCGATGAGCTCATGGAAAGAACCGGTTTATTGCCGAAGTGCTCCTGGCTGAGATGGTCCAGCGCATTTTTCAATACGCCCGAAATGCTTCCATGGTATTCCGGCGTTGCAAGGATGATTCCATCGGCATTCAGGACAGCTTGTTTCAATTCCTTCAGAGCCGCATGATCCGAATACGGTTGATCAGTTGAATAAAAAGGCACCGGCGACCGGTACAGGTCGAATAACTTCACGTTTGCATGTTGTTCCTTGATCAAGCCTTCCACATATTCGGCGAGCCGCGTGCTGGTGGCGCCTTTCCGGTTGCTGCCCGCAATAATGACGATATTCATGGTTCATCTTTCCTTTCTATTTCGCTTCATTTGATGCATTTATCGTACCCGATCTTCGTGATAAGGGCGTCGGCAGAGGGGATGATTTTTCGGACAAAAAAACGTCCAACTATGGGCTGAACGTTTCTACGACTTTCGTCTGATTTTTTGGGAAGCATTATCCGCCTTGACCGTACTTGATCGCATAAATCGCGGCCTGTGTCCGGTCTGCCATTCCAAGCTTATTCAATACATGGCTGACATGGGTTTTAACCGTTTTTTCGGTAATGACTAAAATCTCGGCAATTTCCTTGTTGCTCTTGCCGGATGCGATAAGCCGCAGCACCTCTTGCTCCCGTTTCGTTAACTCCGCTAATAAATCCGGATTCCGCTCCGGCGGCTTCGGCGGCTCCGCTTCGGCGATCAGGTCCATTAATTGCCCCGCCGCTTCGGGATGCAGCTCAACCTGCCCTTGATAAACCCGCCGAATCGCACGGGCCAGCTCCTCCGGTTCAACGTCCTTGAGCAAATATCCTTTGGCACCTGCCCGGATGGCGGGAAGAACATGATCCTGATCGGAAAATGAAGTCAGTACGATTACTTTGACATTCGGAAATGCCGCCTTGATTTGCTTCGTCGCTTCGATCCCGTTTAACCCGGGCATGTTCAGATCCATTAAGATGACGTCCGGCTGCAGGGCGGCTGCTTTGTCCAGCGTTTCCAGCCCGTTTGACGCTTCGCCGACAAGTTCCATATCCGATTGCGTATTTAGAAACACCTGCAGCCCTTTTCTTACCATGGCGTGATCGTCCGCCAGCAATAATCGAATCGTCACGGCTCTTCACCTCGTTCTGTTACGGATGGCAGCGGAATCGCAGCCTCGACCGTCGTTCCATGACCGATGGCGCTCGCTAGCGTAAACGTTCCTCCGAGCGCTTCGCAACGTTCCCGCATCGTCGAAAGCCCGATCGATCCAAGACCGTTGCTCGTTCCCCGATTGCGGATTCCTCGCCCTTTGTCTGCGACACGCAAAATAATTTCGCTGCCGCCCAGAATCAACGAGACCTCCGCTTTAGCGGTGCCGGCATGCTTGCTCACGTTGTTCAGCGCCTCCTGCCCGATTCGCCATAGCGCCTCTTCCACGGCATGCGGCAGCTCCCGGATGCCGGACTTATGCACCGCTAGGTCCAATTCCAGCTTCCGGCCGTATTGTTGCAGCGCTTGGACGAGTCCGGCTTCAAGTCCGGCGGGCCGCAGCTGCATAATGAGCGCGCGCATTTCTTTCAATGCGCTTTTGGAAAGGGACTGCATATCTTTTACGGCGGAGCGAGCCGAATCCAGCTGCTCGCTCGAAAGGAGCGATTCGACTCCCTTTGCCGTCATACTAAGCGAAAACAGCATTTGGGATACGGAATCGTGCAGATCGCGGGCTAAGCGGTTCCTCTCTTCCATCCGGGCAAGCTCCCGCCGGTTCTCTTCAAGACGAGCGCTTTCCAATGCGACGGCGACATGCTCCGCAATCGCTTCAAGTACTTCCTCATCAATTCGTTTCAATTTATGTGTCTTATTGCTATGGCCTACAAACAGCAATCCGGCAGCCGCTCCGCTTCCAAGCGTAACAACAGCCGCCGTTGCCGATCGGAGCGGCGGCAATACTGTCCGAAGCTCAGGCCTGTTTAACAGCCATTCTGCAGGCTTCGACTTAATCTCCTGGAAACAAATCTTGGGAGCGGCTCTGTTACACATATCAATATCGGTCATGGGAAGTTGAATAAACGGAGTATCCGTCCGCCCGCCGACATGAACGGTCCGCAGCACAATATCGTCGCCCAGAAACTCGATCATTCCCGCCGCCGGCCAATCGAAATGCTCGCCGATTAATTCAACGGCCCGATCTACCAATTGGCCGGGCGCAACGCCGCCGCTCACCACAACGCTGAGGGCACGGCTGAACTCTCCCAGCTTTGTAAACAGCTCCGCTCTTCTCTGCTCCAGGGCGTGCAGGCGCATCCGTTCCACCGCTCCGCCGATCTGAAACGCGACTGCCTGAAGCAGCGCCAGCTCCTCGCCCGCGAAATGTTCTTTTCCCGGAGCGGCCACATTGAGCACGCCGAAGTTGCGGCTGCCCGCCCTGAGCGGAACGGTCGCATGATGCGTAATCCCGCAAGTATCCCCAAGTCGGTTCGCCTCGGCATCGTCAAGCCTTTTGCAATTCAAGATATTGACGGCATTTTTCAGCCGCCCGTCCCAGAAACGATCCAGACACCAGCACGTTCCGCACCGCATCGGCTGTTTGTCTTGATGCAGCAAAGCAGGCGGCAGCCGGCGGTCGGCCGCAAATTCATAATCTGAAGTACCGTCCGACAAAAAAATCCAGCCCGTCGTCAGACCGGTTACGTCGAGCAATTTTTCCAGAACCGTATCCAGCATCGTCGTCAAATCGTTGGACTGG carries:
- a CDS encoding response regulator produces the protein MTIRLLLADDHAMVRKGLQVFLNTQSDMELVGEASNGLETLDKAAALQPDVILMDLNMPGLNGIEATKQIKAAFPNVKVIVLTSFSDQDHVLPAIRAGAKGYLLKDVEPEELARAIRRVYQGQVELHPEAAGQLMDLIAEAEPPKPPERNPDLLAELTKREQEVLRLIASGKSNKEIAEILVITEKTVKTHVSHVLNKLGMADRTQAAIYAIKYGQGG
- a CDS encoding GAF domain-containing sensor histidine kinase — its product is MTNDPRVQELITLKTIAEKLNQSNDLTTMLDTVLEKLLDVTGLTTGWIFLSDGTSDYEFAADRRLPPALLHQDKQPMRCGTCWCLDRFWDGRLKNAVNILNCKRLDDAEANRLGDTCGITHHATVPLRAGSRNFGVLNVAAPGKEHFAGEELALLQAVAFQIGGAVERMRLHALEQRRAELFTKLGEFSRALSVVVSGGVAPGQLVDRAVELIGEHFDWPAAGMIEFLGDDIVLRTVHVGGRTDTPFIQLPMTDIDMCNRAAPKICFQEIKSKPAEWLLNRPELRTVLPPLRSATAAVVTLGSGAAAGLLFVGHSNKTHKLKRIDEEVLEAIAEHVAVALESARLEENRRELARMEERNRLARDLHDSVSQMLFSLSMTAKGVESLLSSEQLDSARSAVKDMQSLSKSALKEMRALIMQLRPAGLEAGLVQALQQYGRKLELDLAVHKSGIRELPHAVEEALWRIGQEALNNVSKHAGTAKAEVSLILGGSEIILRVADKGRGIRNRGTSNGLGSIGLSTMRERCEALGGTFTLASAIGHGTTVEAAIPLPSVTERGEEP
- a CDS encoding NADPH-dependent FMN reductase, which produces MNIVIIAGSNRKGATSTRLAEYVEGLIKEQHANVKLFDLYRSPVPFYSTDQPYSDHAALKELKQAVLNADGIILATPEYHGSISGVLKNALDHLSQEHFGNKPVLSMSSSGGAVGVSSLQQLQAIVRNLHGINMPEWISIGGEQRNWFEPGGSGVGHDMEVRIRRALGAFLEFTQRLAVKV